A stretch of Lathyrus oleraceus cultivar Zhongwan6 chromosome 6, CAAS_Psat_ZW6_1.0, whole genome shotgun sequence DNA encodes these proteins:
- the LOC127096451 gene encoding uncharacterized protein LOC127096451 — MGQPKISLKELASIKRKVVESIDQYLNRFRLLKARYFTQVPEHELVDMAVGGLDYSIRKKLDTQYLRDMAQLADRVRRNERLKAEKSKAGRYHKKEKVSYITVEGDSSDDEDIIDRSKVNMAELKPGPPYTCKVLKPSNRKNPIEPERLDNHVAKTYTFDVSKCDEIFDLLVKDGHIIVPQGLKDPPLEQKKKRGFCKFHNFLVHKTHQCVLFRDLVQKALKEGRLQFGERQKMQVDFDPLKGKKHCMLSL, encoded by the coding sequence atgggacaaCCAAAGATCAGTCTTAAAGAACTAGCTAGCATTAAGCGAAAGGTCGTTGAGTCAATTGATCAGTACCTGAACAGGTTTAGACTATTGAAGGCGCGATACTTTACTCAAGTCCCTGAACATGAACTAGTCGACATGGCGGTTGGGggtctagattattctataaggaagaaactgGATACCCAGTACCTTAGGGATATGGCCCAATTGGCCGATAGGGTTCGACGTAACGAACGCTTGAAAGCCGAGAAGTCTAAGGCGGGTCGATATCATAAAAAAGAGAAAGTGTCCTACATCACAGTCGAAGGAGACTCTTCCGATGACGAAGATATAATCGACAGGAGTAAGGTCAACATGGCGGAACTTAAGCCCGGACCTCCATATACGTGCAAGGTTTTGAAACCATCGAATAGGAAAAACCCTATCGAACCAGAGAGATTAGACAATCACGTCGCTAAGACATATACGTTCGACGTGTCTAAATGCGATGAGATCTTTGATCTATTGGTAAAAGATGGACATATTATCGTCCCTCAGGGTTTAAAAGACCCTCCCCTAgaacaaaaaaagaaaaggggatTTTGCAAATTCCATAATTTCCTTGTTCACAAAACTCACCAATGTGTTCTTTTCAGAGATTTGGTGCAGAAAGCTCTGAAAGAAGGAAGGCTCCAGTTTGGCGAAAGGCAAAAAATGCAGGTTGATTTTGACCCTTTGAAGGGGAAGAAGCATTGTATGTTGAGCCTCTAG